The Deinococcus aquiradiocola genome segment CAAGCCCCAGGCGCCTTCAAGGTCCCGGTGTCCGATGAAACAGCCGACGATCTTGCGGCTCAGGCGGTCCATCGCGAGCCAGATCCAGCGCTGCTTTGTCTGCTTGGTCACAAAGGTGCATAGTTCGTCGCACTCCAGCACCAGCGTCGCTGGTGCTGGAGTGCTCACGTTTTTGACGACACCACCTCCAACGGATCGATGCGGTGTGGGACGCTGTTGATCAGGGTTTTCAGGTGTCTGCGGAACCAGGA includes the following:
- a CDS encoding IS1 family transposase, which codes for LVPQTPENPDQQRPTPHRSVGGGVVKNVSTPAPATLVLECDELCTFVTKQTKQRWIWLAMDRLSRKIVGCFIGHRDLEGAWGLWDSLPTPYLEARCHTDGLKVYSSVVFDALHVIGGTQHIERFNATLRLRIAHLVRKSLSFSRKQAHLEMLVWLFIHRYNASLP